The following coding sequences are from one Terriglobales bacterium window:
- a CDS encoding NAD(P)-dependent oxidoreductase — protein sequence MPKPSGISHKSFLVTGGHGFIGSALVKALVRAGGRVRSFDNDSRGSRERLGEAAADVEVLLGDIRDPNAVEHATRGMDCVCHLAYINGTEFFYSIPDRVLEVAVKGITNVIDGCIKNKVPALTLASSSEVYQTAPVVPTDETVALSVPDPLNPRYSYGCGKIVSELLAINFGRKHFRHVTIFRPHNVYGPDMGTEHVIPQLAMRMLELSRTTKGKIRLPVRGTGQEKRAFVFIDDLIDGVLRVIEKGEHLGIYHIGTQDEVSIEHLAKTMARYFGRDVEVVPGEGHAGGTLRRCPDITKMRGLGYEPQVSLEKGLEKTLSWYCETFTKKAAQLQTD from the coding sequence TTGCCTAAGCCTAGCGGTATCTCTCACAAGTCCTTTCTCGTTACAGGCGGGCACGGCTTTATTGGAAGTGCCCTGGTCAAGGCCCTCGTCAGGGCCGGCGGGCGTGTGCGCTCTTTCGATAATGATTCACGAGGTTCCAGGGAACGACTGGGCGAAGCTGCAGCCGACGTAGAGGTTCTGCTTGGTGATATCCGCGATCCAAACGCAGTGGAGCACGCCACTCGGGGGATGGATTGCGTATGCCACCTGGCATACATAAATGGGACTGAATTCTTTTACTCGATCCCCGATCGCGTTCTGGAAGTAGCTGTAAAGGGAATCACCAACGTGATTGACGGCTGCATTAAAAACAAGGTTCCTGCCCTCACCCTGGCGTCCAGTTCCGAAGTGTATCAAACCGCACCGGTAGTTCCGACGGATGAAACAGTCGCTCTCTCTGTCCCCGATCCGTTGAATCCCAGGTATAGCTACGGTTGCGGCAAAATCGTCAGTGAACTGCTCGCAATCAATTTCGGACGCAAACACTTCAGACACGTAACTATTTTCCGTCCACACAACGTTTACGGTCCCGACATGGGGACCGAGCATGTGATTCCGCAACTGGCGATGCGTATGCTTGAGCTAAGCCGCACGACCAAGGGTAAAATTCGTTTACCGGTACGCGGCACCGGGCAGGAGAAACGCGCGTTTGTCTTCATTGATGACCTCATTGACGGCGTATTGCGCGTCATCGAAAAAGGCGAGCACCTCGGCATTTATCACATTGGCACTCAGGACGAGGTGAGCATTGAGCATCTGGCCAAGACCATGGCCCGATATTTTGGCCGCGATGTGGAGGTGGTTCCCGGCGAAGGCCATGCCGGCGGAACTCTTCGGCGGTGTCCTGATATCACGAAGATGCGGGGCCTCGGGTATGAACCACAAGTCTCATTAGAAAAAGGCTTGGAGAAGACACTCAGCTGGTACTGCGAGACCTTCACAAAGAAAGCTGCGCAACTGCAAACCGACTAA
- a CDS encoding glycosyltransferase family 2 protein, which produces MPELDVVIPVYNEGSGIVAVLEALESSVQTPFRVLICYDREDDDTLPALAKYSPGGLEIVLVRNRGVGPHDAVMSGFCSSTAPAVLVYPADDSYNTGILDSMYQKFAAGCDIVAASRFIAGGCMEGCPWLKAVMVRASAFTLHHLAKISTHDASNGFRLFSRRVLEQIEVESSQGFTYSIELLVKTHRLGWRICEVPARWFERKSGASRFRVLRWAGAYLRWYFYAFATTYLRRGPETVPIRKTSLASSENSFFRQRSQ; this is translated from the coding sequence ATGCCGGAGCTTGACGTCGTCATACCGGTTTACAACGAAGGCTCCGGCATTGTTGCTGTACTGGAGGCTTTGGAAAGCTCAGTCCAAACACCGTTTAGAGTCCTCATCTGTTATGACCGCGAGGACGATGACACATTACCAGCACTGGCGAAATACTCTCCAGGAGGGTTGGAGATCGTGCTGGTACGCAATCGTGGTGTGGGGCCGCACGACGCGGTGATGAGTGGGTTTTGCTCCAGCACCGCGCCTGCAGTATTGGTCTATCCGGCGGACGACAGCTATAACACAGGCATCCTGGATTCCATGTATCAGAAGTTCGCTGCAGGGTGTGACATTGTGGCAGCAAGCCGCTTTATTGCCGGTGGATGTATGGAGGGCTGTCCGTGGTTGAAAGCTGTGATGGTCCGGGCCTCCGCCTTTACCCTCCATCACCTTGCCAAGATATCAACCCACGATGCAAGCAATGGCTTTCGTTTATTTTCGCGACGCGTTCTTGAGCAGATCGAGGTCGAGTCGAGCCAGGGTTTTACCTATAGCATCGAGCTGCTAGTTAAGACGCATAGGCTTGGTTGGAGAATCTGTGAAGTTCCGGCTCGCTGGTTTGAGAGGAAAAGTGGCGCCAGCCGCTTCCGTGTTTTGCGATGGGCGGGAGCATATCTGCGGTGGTATTTCTATGCGTTTGCAACAACGTATCTGCGACGAGGGCCGGAGACTGTTCCGATACGCAAAACTTCGTTGGCTTCGAGCGAGAACTCGTTCTTTCGTCAACGTTCGCAATAA
- a CDS encoding methyltransferase domain-containing protein, translated as MTVLNSQATSGMERRQDKSKEIGFFNRHATEAEYNVFSERSNHRLISKCLELAKLRPPGRVADLGCGSGVFSAILSENGFDCLGLDISYGLVALGQRLRPNIRFLTADIEALPLPSCSLDGVMLSGVVHHLPDPRACAREVFRVLKPGGVFMAFDPNRMNPFMYLYRDRSSPFYSSKGVTENERPVLAWQVRRVFSEAGFEVRSSYLSGLSYRYVASSLGRVFLPAYNFLDSVFFLLPFLKNFSSFVLTTGVKKT; from the coding sequence ATGACCGTCTTAAATAGCCAGGCTACCTCTGGGATGGAAAGGCGACAAGACAAGTCCAAGGAAATTGGTTTTTTCAACCGTCACGCGACGGAAGCCGAATACAACGTGTTTTCTGAGCGCAGTAATCATCGGCTAATAAGCAAGTGCCTGGAGTTGGCAAAATTGAGACCGCCAGGGCGCGTGGCTGACCTTGGATGCGGTTCTGGAGTATTCAGCGCAATCCTCTCAGAAAATGGTTTTGATTGCCTTGGCCTCGACATTTCATACGGCCTCGTAGCTCTGGGACAACGCCTTCGTCCAAATATCAGGTTCCTGACCGCTGACATCGAGGCCCTGCCACTTCCGAGTTGCTCGCTGGACGGTGTCATGCTAAGCGGCGTGGTTCATCATTTGCCCGACCCGAGAGCATGCGCCCGGGAAGTGTTTCGGGTGCTGAAGCCAGGCGGAGTTTTCATGGCTTTCGATCCTAACCGGATGAATCCCTTCATGTATCTGTACCGTGACCGCTCTTCACCGTTCTACAGCAGCAAGGGAGTTACGGAGAATGAGCGACCGGTTCTCGCCTGGCAGGTGAGGCGGGTTTTTTCGGAGGCTGGATTTGAAGTTCGTAGTTCCTATCTTTCCGGGTTGTCCTACCGATATGTGGCCTCCTCGCTCGGACGAGTATTTCTGCCGGCATACAATTTCCTGGATTCTGTGTTTTTTCTGCTGCCCTTCCTGAAGAATTTCAGCTCGTTCGTGCTGACGACTGGCGTGAAAAAGACTTGA
- a CDS encoding Gfo/Idh/MocA family oxidoreductase: protein MKTSKTRIGIVGIGFGERILAPAFALNSSCEVSAVCATTQDHALSAARRLGVAKAYHDWRSLVNDSQIDALAIATPPTVQPDIAIPALQCGKAVFCEKPVSTSTEAASALVAAANKAGVANMVDFEFPEIPLWSTARDIVNRGGVGTIRHVIVNWQVETYAIRKRLSSWKTDPSQGGGTLFSFVSHVFYYLEWLLGPIRDLSCTLFPLRCEQDAPEFRDAFVTLVLRLATGTPVSVSVSTGAFLGSGHSLEIYGDSGTLSLRNETSDYISGFRLFHGTRDSNRLQEIAAAGETLGPGRDGRIDAVGKLVNRFVDWIQTGNASHPTLKDGLRVQTLLECALKSHSTGRFVSCEG, encoded by the coding sequence TTGAAAACCTCAAAGACGAGGATTGGTATCGTCGGGATAGGCTTCGGCGAGCGAATTCTCGCTCCTGCCTTTGCACTGAATTCGAGCTGTGAGGTGAGCGCAGTTTGCGCTACCACGCAAGACCATGCTCTCAGCGCGGCCCGACGTTTGGGAGTTGCCAAGGCGTACCACGATTGGCGATCTCTAGTAAATGACAGCCAAATCGATGCACTCGCCATAGCAACGCCACCCACGGTACAGCCGGACATCGCGATCCCCGCGTTGCAGTGTGGCAAAGCCGTCTTTTGCGAGAAACCGGTCTCCACCTCGACTGAGGCTGCCAGCGCCCTAGTGGCAGCCGCCAATAAAGCGGGGGTGGCCAATATGGTGGACTTTGAATTTCCTGAAATTCCACTTTGGAGCACGGCCAGGGACATTGTAAACAGGGGCGGCGTCGGGACAATCCGCCATGTCATCGTCAATTGGCAGGTGGAAACATATGCCATTCGGAAGAGGCTGAGTTCCTGGAAAACCGATCCATCGCAAGGGGGCGGTACTCTTTTTTCTTTTGTTTCACATGTCTTTTATTATCTGGAATGGCTTCTGGGTCCGATTCGAGATCTCTCCTGCACCTTGTTCCCGCTTAGATGTGAGCAAGATGCGCCGGAGTTCCGCGATGCCTTCGTCACTCTCGTACTCCGACTTGCCACGGGCACTCCCGTGTCGGTATCAGTGAGCACCGGCGCGTTTTTGGGAAGTGGTCACTCGCTGGAGATTTACGGCGATTCTGGCACGCTGAGCTTGCGCAATGAGACGTCTGACTATATCAGTGGTTTCCGGCTTTTTCATGGAACTAGAGATTCCAACCGGTTGCAGGAGATTGCGGCAGCAGGCGAAACTTTAGGCCCGGGGCGAGATGGACGAATTGATGCAGTGGGCAAACTGGTGAATCGTTTTGTGGATTGGATACAAACGGGGAATGCGAGTCACCCTACGCTGAAGGATGGGCTGCGGGTGCAGACTCTGCTGGAGTGCGCCTTAAAATCTCACTCTACTGGCAGATTTGTGAGTTGTGAAGGATGA
- a CDS encoding class I SAM-dependent methyltransferase, whose translation MCDSPQLEPVIFVGYLPPVNTMPAIGSRPAEQPAYPAQVLRCLKCQLVQLGLIVDPAILFPPTYPYTSGTTRILRENFAELYREVQSLYPLTPQDLVVDIGSNDGTLLSNFQNGGHRVFGIEPTNAAKLANARGIPTTISFFNRAAAEKARSDHGQAKIITATNVFAHIEDVHEIVESILELLQDDGIFISESHYFMSLVETLQYDTIYHEHLRYYTLTSLKYLLDMHGLEVIHARRIPTHGGSIRVYASRKGKHKVQESVAPVLSAEASAITVANLQRFRAQVVKSKLGLHALLSAIKGADHKIYGVGAPSRASTLVNYVGLDDGILDCVVEIKGSYKIGKYMPGTLVPVLEESKLYADQPEYALLLSWHIADELISNLAAKGYRGKFIVPLPTPKVISPARA comes from the coding sequence GTGTGCGATTCCCCACAGCTCGAGCCCGTTATTTTTGTGGGGTATCTTCCCCCGGTCAACACTATGCCTGCGATTGGCAGCCGTCCCGCGGAACAGCCCGCGTATCCGGCTCAGGTCCTTCGTTGTCTTAAGTGCCAACTTGTGCAGCTAGGCCTCATCGTGGATCCCGCAATTTTGTTTCCTCCGACATACCCCTACACCAGCGGGACGACTCGAATTCTGCGGGAGAATTTTGCTGAACTATACAGAGAAGTCCAGAGTTTGTATCCTTTAACTCCGCAAGACTTGGTCGTCGATATTGGGTCTAATGACGGCACCCTGCTCAGTAATTTTCAAAATGGCGGACATAGAGTTTTCGGCATCGAACCAACGAATGCAGCCAAACTGGCGAATGCTCGTGGCATTCCAACCACCATCTCTTTTTTTAATCGGGCAGCGGCAGAGAAGGCTCGATCCGACCACGGACAAGCGAAAATCATAACCGCAACCAACGTCTTCGCGCATATTGAAGACGTTCATGAGATCGTCGAGTCTATTCTGGAATTGTTGCAGGATGACGGAATCTTTATTTCCGAATCGCACTACTTTATGTCTTTGGTGGAGACTCTGCAATACGACACTATTTATCACGAACACCTTCGCTATTACACCCTGACCAGTCTTAAGTATCTGTTGGATATGCATGGCCTGGAAGTGATCCATGCACGTCGCATTCCCACCCATGGCGGCTCCATCAGGGTTTATGCGTCACGCAAAGGAAAGCACAAGGTTCAGGAAAGCGTTGCGCCAGTTCTTTCAGCTGAAGCCAGCGCAATTACAGTGGCCAACTTACAGCGCTTTCGTGCCCAGGTGGTCAAATCAAAGCTCGGGCTTCATGCCCTGCTTAGCGCCATTAAGGGAGCGGACCATAAGATCTATGGAGTGGGTGCTCCCAGCAGAGCCAGCACTCTAGTCAATTATGTCGGTCTCGATGACGGTATCCTCGATTGCGTTGTAGAAATCAAAGGTTCATACAAAATTGGCAAGTACATGCCGGGAACCCTGGTTCCAGTCTTGGAAGAATCCAAACTCTATGCGGACCAACCGGAGTATGCTTTGCTTTTGTCCTGGCACATTGCAGACGAACTAATCTCCAACCTGGCCGCAAAGGGATACCGAGGTAAATTCATCGTGCCCTTGCCAACGCCGAAGGTAATTTCCCCAGCGAGAGCTTGA
- a CDS encoding nucleotide sugar dehydrogenase, which translates to MPSRRTNNRRPISPAIKKFAVCVVGGAGHVGAPLAMVMAAKGLPTLIYDINSQAMKQLALARLPFCEEGGEALLKQVLADGLLSLTENVAELKNIPYIVLTVGTPIDEFHNPKMRSITDCIDAILPYISDDQTIVLRSTVFPGVTNFLQRYFESRGKKPRVAFCPERVVQGQAIKEISSLPQIVSGTTLQAEESAARLFSKIAPKIVRMLPMEAEFAKLFCNAYRYIQFAAANQFYMIAESAGMSYTRILEGLKEDYPRMRDLPRPGFAAGPCLMKDTMQLFAFSNDKFMLGHIAMTTNEGLPNFLVESLKARYDLSSVRVGILGMAFKADIDDTRESLSYKLSKILRFHGAKVICSDEFVRDESFVTKEELVASCDIAIVAVPHSAYRELHFPDGVDVVDLWGITPKRKSAVA; encoded by the coding sequence ATGCCTTCCAGAAGAACCAACAATCGTAGGCCCATCTCTCCCGCGATTAAAAAATTCGCTGTCTGCGTTGTTGGAGGAGCGGGGCACGTGGGCGCGCCGCTCGCTATGGTGATGGCGGCAAAGGGCCTGCCGACGCTGATCTATGACATCAACTCTCAAGCTATGAAACAACTGGCACTCGCCAGATTGCCTTTTTGCGAAGAGGGCGGCGAGGCACTCCTAAAGCAGGTCTTGGCAGATGGCCTCCTCAGTCTTACTGAGAACGTTGCCGAACTGAAAAATATTCCGTATATCGTCTTGACTGTGGGCACGCCTATTGATGAGTTCCACAATCCTAAGATGCGTTCAATCACGGATTGCATTGACGCAATTCTGCCCTACATCTCGGACGATCAGACGATTGTGCTGCGTTCAACCGTGTTCCCCGGTGTAACTAATTTTCTACAGCGCTATTTCGAGTCCCGTGGCAAGAAGCCTAGAGTCGCCTTTTGCCCGGAACGCGTTGTTCAGGGGCAGGCAATTAAGGAAATTTCAAGTCTTCCTCAGATTGTCAGCGGAACTACGCTCCAAGCTGAAGAATCGGCCGCCCGCCTTTTTTCTAAGATTGCTCCCAAGATTGTCCGTATGCTCCCGATGGAGGCCGAGTTCGCGAAACTGTTTTGCAATGCGTATCGTTATATCCAGTTCGCAGCCGCGAACCAGTTTTACATGATTGCTGAATCAGCGGGCATGAGCTACACGCGAATTCTGGAGGGATTGAAGGAAGACTATCCCCGGATGCGTGACTTGCCTCGCCCAGGTTTTGCCGCCGGTCCCTGCCTAATGAAAGACACGATGCAGCTGTTCGCCTTCAGCAACGACAAGTTCATGCTTGGCCATATTGCAATGACTACCAACGAAGGCCTGCCGAATTTCCTGGTCGAGAGCCTGAAGGCGCGTTATGACTTGAGCAGTGTCCGCGTCGGCATTCTGGGCATGGCTTTCAAGGCGGATATTGACGATACTCGCGAATCATTGTCATACAAGCTAAGCAAAATCCTTCGATTTCACGGAGCCAAAGTAATCTGTTCTGACGAGTTTGTCCGCGACGAAAGTTTCGTGACAAAAGAGGAGTTGGTGGCTTCTTGTGACATTGCGATCGTTGCGGTTCCGCACTCAGCCTACAGGGAGCTGCATTTTCCGGACGGAGTTGATGTTGTAGATTTATGGGGTATCACACCGAAGCGGAAGAGTGCCGTTGCCTAA
- a CDS encoding glycosyltransferase family 2 protein — translation MLRLPMVSVLICTFNSAQVLPNCLRSLFEQDYASIEVVIVDNASSDGTQELLSQFSGRLPHRIVLNDKNVGFSAAQNQALHLSRGEWVLTLNPDVVLSPNFISELLQAAHLDPKVGSLCGKLLRWQPGAAPEFTKKIDSTGMYFVRNLRHFDRGSEQPDSGQYESLEYVFGATGAAALFRRAMVEDVSVDAEFFDQDFFAYREDADLAWRAQLMGWRCLYVPSAIGWHERRVTPARFRELPLSINWHSVKNRFLMRMKNVSGGTYLRLFIPVTARDLLIVGYCLLADQRLVSAFWFVWKNRRRTWRKRKQIQARRRVEEPEIRWWFNDQPTSRAFDKGGPTISVPEQGS, via the coding sequence ATGCTCCGCCTGCCCATGGTGTCGGTCCTGATCTGCACCTTTAATAGTGCGCAAGTGCTTCCCAATTGTCTACGCTCCCTGTTCGAACAGGACTACGCCTCCATAGAAGTGGTTATCGTTGACAATGCCTCGTCCGACGGAACACAAGAGCTGTTGTCCCAATTTTCTGGCCGTCTGCCTCACAGAATTGTTCTGAACGACAAGAATGTCGGCTTTTCTGCGGCACAGAACCAGGCATTGCACCTTTCACGAGGGGAATGGGTGCTCACTCTGAATCCGGATGTGGTGCTGAGTCCAAACTTTATTTCGGAGTTGCTGCAAGCCGCACACCTGGATCCAAAAGTGGGCAGCCTGTGCGGAAAGCTGCTCCGCTGGCAACCAGGCGCCGCACCGGAATTTACGAAGAAGATTGACTCCACCGGCATGTATTTTGTCCGCAATCTTCGGCATTTCGACCGCGGCAGTGAACAGCCAGACAGCGGACAATATGAAAGCCTGGAGTATGTTTTTGGGGCAACTGGAGCTGCCGCCCTCTTCCGGCGAGCTATGGTTGAGGATGTCTCGGTTGATGCCGAATTTTTTGACCAGGATTTCTTTGCCTATCGGGAAGACGCCGATCTGGCCTGGCGTGCACAATTGATGGGTTGGCGCTGCCTTTACGTGCCTTCGGCAATTGGATGGCACGAACGGCGTGTGACTCCCGCGCGTTTTCGTGAGCTGCCATTGTCGATTAACTGGCATTCCGTCAAGAACCGGTTCCTGATGCGAATGAAGAATGTCAGTGGAGGCACCTATCTTCGGTTGTTCATCCCTGTTACAGCTCGAGATCTGCTAATCGTAGGCTACTGCCTTCTGGCGGACCAGAGACTGGTGTCCGCCTTTTGGTTTGTGTGGAAAAATCGCCGGCGAACCTGGCGGAAACGTAAACAGATACAGGCGCGGCGCAGGGTAGAGGAACCCGAAATTCGGTGGTGGTTTAATGACCAGCCCACAAGCAGGGCGTTTGATAAGGGCGGCCCGACCATCTCTGTTCCGGAACAGGGCTCTTAG
- a CDS encoding ABC transporter permease, translating into MFTLVHDLIRHRELIWALALKELRIRYKRSLLGFLWALLNPALLMIILTIVFGSLMRFSIHHYAIFLLSMLLPWTFFAQSLAYSVESVVGNAQLLKKIRVPKFVFPLAAVIANIINFFLSLIPLALLIVLLRFPLHWTWLYLPVPMLGLFLFTLGASFFFAAANVFYRDVSHIIQIVLSAWFYVSPIIYSLDFIPAKHRWLFRLNPMLYVLNGFRLSIYYGLLPSPQSVFMSVACGLVALMIGFAVFRRYEDLFVFYV; encoded by the coding sequence ATGTTTACGCTCGTTCATGATTTGATTCGTCACCGGGAACTCATTTGGGCCTTGGCTTTAAAGGAATTGCGCATCAGGTACAAGCGCTCCCTGCTTGGATTTCTCTGGGCATTGTTGAATCCCGCGCTCCTCATGATCATTCTGACGATTGTATTTGGCTCGCTCATGCGCTTTTCCATTCACCACTACGCGATTTTCCTGCTCAGCATGCTGCTACCCTGGACCTTTTTCGCCCAGTCCCTGGCCTATTCGGTTGAATCCGTCGTGGGCAACGCGCAGCTACTCAAGAAAATCCGTGTCCCCAAATTTGTATTTCCCCTGGCTGCGGTCATTGCCAATATCATTAATTTCTTCCTTTCATTGATTCCATTAGCGCTTTTAATCGTACTGCTCCGTTTTCCTCTGCATTGGACCTGGCTGTACCTGCCGGTACCCATGTTGGGACTATTCTTGTTCACCCTGGGGGCGTCATTTTTCTTTGCCGCCGCGAATGTTTTCTATCGCGACGTCAGTCATATAATCCAGATTGTTTTATCTGCCTGGTTCTACGTCTCCCCCATTATTTATTCTTTAGATTTCATTCCCGCGAAGCACCGGTGGCTATTTCGCCTGAATCCGATGCTTTATGTTTTAAACGGATTTCGTTTGAGCATTTATTACGGACTTTTGCCAAGTCCGCAGTCGGTGTTCATGTCGGTCGCCTGTGGCCTGGTCGCTCTTATGATCGGCTTTGCGGTTTTCCGGCGTTATGAGGACCTCTTCGTGTTTTACGTGTAG